In a genomic window of Erigeron canadensis isolate Cc75 chromosome 5, C_canadensis_v1, whole genome shotgun sequence:
- the LOC122600829 gene encoding ferredoxin C 1, chloroplastic-like, which produces MASITQSSIFNLTTFPSISITIPNNPTTTLRPFHHHRHHHLNLRHTTQKCHYKISIEHDGQATEIEVDPDETILEKALETGMSVPHDCKLGVCMTCPAKMISGNVDQSEGMLSDDVIERGYSLLCVSYPKSDCVVKIIPEEELLSLQLATADD; this is translated from the coding sequence ATGGCATCCATAACCCAATCATCAATCTTCAATCTCACCACTTTTCCTTCCATCTCAATCACCATTCCCAACAACCCCACCACCACTCTCCGCCCATttcaccaccaccgtcaccaccatctCAATCTCCGCCACACCACCCAAAAATGCCACTACAAGATATCAATAGAACACGATGGGCAAGCAACCGAAATTGAAGTTGACCCAGATGAAACAATACTAGAAAAAGCTCTTGAAACAGGAATGTCAGTACCCCATGATTGTAAACTTGGAGTTTGTATGACGTGTCCTGCAAAAATGATAAGTGGAAATGTGGATCAAAGTGAAGGGATGCTAAGTGATGACGTCATTGAACGTGGGTATTCTTTGTTGTGTGTTTCGTATCCGAAATCGGATTGTGTTGTTAAGATTATACCTGAAGAGGAATTGCTTTCTTTGCAACTAGCTACTGCTGATGAttag